The Chryseobacterium sp. 52 genome includes a region encoding these proteins:
- a CDS encoding energy transducer TonB, whose product MKALLLYIFCLISSFCFSQQKEEFRNVKNFYNQHRNMLNTEFKKKFDLEPDSFRKANIKLDFVLFMKKMDSIENVAMIGALLKVRNLEDLQSLKQPGSIAENNTEKPADFEKHADYPGGFIMLRQEVANLFYTDGVYTEAKTVKTDVAFIVEKDGSISNVHAKGDNFTFNRQAEIALYSVSEKFSPAFLKGDPVRYYLRLPLTLTIED is encoded by the coding sequence TTGAAAGCTTTACTTCTCTACATATTCTGCCTGATTTCCTCATTTTGCTTTTCCCAGCAGAAAGAAGAGTTCCGGAATGTAAAAAACTTTTACAACCAACATCGGAACATGCTGAATACAGAGTTCAAAAAGAAGTTTGATCTGGAGCCGGATTCATTCAGGAAAGCAAACATCAAACTCGATTTTGTTCTTTTCATGAAAAAGATGGACAGTATCGAAAATGTAGCAATGATAGGAGCTCTGTTAAAAGTAAGAAATCTGGAAGATCTACAGTCATTGAAGCAACCGGGAAGCATTGCAGAAAACAACACTGAGAAACCTGCAGACTTCGAAAAACATGCAGATTATCCAGGCGGATTCATTATGTTGAGACAGGAAGTTGCCAATCTATTTTACACTGACGGAGTCTACACTGAAGCCAAAACCGTAAAAACAGATGTTGCCTTTATTGTTGAAAAAGATGGCAGCATCAGCAATGTTCATGCAAAAGGCGATAATTTCACCTTCAACAGACAGGCTGAAATTGCACTGTATTCCGTTTCTGAAAAATTTTCCCCAGCCTTTCTCAAAGGAGATCCGGTAAGATACTACCTGAGACTTCCTTTAACCTTAACCATTGAAGATTAA
- a CDS encoding helix-turn-helix transcriptional regulator, with protein sequence MKKDFYLTRYALIIKRLENSPANYSQLESYLLNSFEFQDAGIKSYSIRTLQRDIREISDLFNLSIHNKKKGDNRYYIESRPIMEVDEYNQKLLESFQVSNALNLHPDFSDFIFFESRKPTGIEHFYDLFFAIRNKRVVSFEHYNYKNKIMTSRKVHPLALKESKDRWYLIAIDTKDKILKSFGLDRVNYLDVSKNKFRERYNYNFREHFKNAFGVMNLAEQKPQNIVMKCSRHQGEYIRSFPLHQSQKETKETPEEIYFEFFLHPTYDFMQEILSYGKEVTVLEPKCLVDDIRTHLQESLNRYFES encoded by the coding sequence ATGAAAAAAGATTTTTATCTGACAAGATATGCCTTAATTATAAAAAGATTAGAAAATTCTCCAGCTAACTATTCCCAGCTGGAGAGCTATCTTTTAAACTCTTTTGAATTTCAGGATGCAGGGATCAAGAGTTACTCGATCCGTACGCTGCAGAGGGATATTCGGGAGATTTCTGATCTTTTTAATCTTTCCATTCACAACAAAAAGAAGGGAGATAACAGGTATTATATCGAGAGCCGTCCCATCATGGAAGTGGATGAATACAACCAGAAACTATTGGAATCTTTCCAGGTAAGCAATGCTTTAAATCTTCATCCGGATTTTTCAGATTTTATCTTTTTCGAAAGCAGGAAACCAACCGGAATAGAGCATTTCTATGATCTCTTCTTCGCCATCCGTAATAAGAGAGTCGTAAGCTTTGAACATTACAACTACAAAAACAAAATAATGACTTCCCGGAAAGTACATCCTTTGGCTTTGAAGGAATCCAAGGACAGATGGTACCTGATCGCGATCGATACTAAAGATAAGATCTTAAAGTCATTCGGTTTAGACAGGGTCAACTATCTGGATGTAAGCAAAAACAAGTTTCGTGAAAGGTATAATTACAATTTCAGAGAACACTTTAAAAATGCTTTCGGCGTTATGAATCTGGCAGAGCAAAAGCCGCAGAATATCGTCATGAAATGCAGCAGACATCAGGGAGAATACATCAGAAGCTTTCCGCTTCACCAGTCTCAGAAAGAAACGAAGGAAACCCCGGAAGAGATCTATTTTGAGTTCTTCCTCCATCCTACTTACGATTTTATGCAGGAAATTCTTTCATACGGTAAGGAAGTCACCGTTCTGGAACCTAAATGTTTAGTTGATGACATCCGCACCCATCTCCAGGAGTCGCTGAACCGCTATTTTGAAAGCTGA